The window CCGCGCGGTCGAGATCGCCGCGGACCTCGGCGCGGAAGCCGTGTCGTTCTGGAGCGGGAACAAGCCCGCCGGTCTCCCCGCCGAGGACGCCTGGACACGTCTGGCCGACGGCTGTGCGGAGGTGCTCAAGGCGGCCGACGAGCACGACGTCAAGCTCGGCTTCGAGCCGGAGCCGGGGATGCTCGTCGAGGATCTCGACGGCTACTTCGAGCTGGCCCGGCGCCTGGGCGACCCGGAGCGGTTCGGGCTGACGCTGGACATCGGGCACTGCCGCTGCACCGAGTCCGCGTCCGTGCCCGACTGCGTGCGTCGCGCGCTGCCGCGGTTGGTGAACGTCCAGATCGACGACATGCGCCGGGGCACCCACGAGCACCTGGAGTTCGGCCAGGGGGAGATCGACTTCCCGCCGGTGCTGGAAGCGCTGTCGCCGTACACCGGGCTGGTCGCGGTGGAACTGCCGCGGGACAGCCACGCAGCCCCGCGGATCGCCCGTGCGTCCCTGGAGTTCCTGCGCAGGGCGGTGACCGCGTGAACGCCTGGCTGGAAAAGGCACTGCACGACGTCGCCCACGACGCGTCGGTGTTGCGCACGCTGTTCCCGGGCGTCGGCCGCCGGGTTGGCCGGGGCCCGTCGGAAACGCCGGGCTGGACGGTCGACGACGTCGCCCGGGTCCGGCTGCTCCAGGCCGCGCCCGACGCGGCCGCGGAGCTGCCGGACCTCTACCGGTACGGCGACGCCGCCGAGAAGCGGGCGGTCCTGCGTGGACTGTCCGTTGTGGACACCGGCGACGCGGGGCTGGACCTCGTGGCGGACGCCTTGCGGACCAACGACCCCCGGCTCGTCACCGCGGCCATGGGGGAGTACGCCGCCACGCACCTGGCCGACTCCGCGTACCGCCATGGCGTCCTCAAGTGCGTCTTCATGGGCATCCCGCTGGCCGAGGTCGCCGGGCTGGACCGCCGGACCGACGAGGAGCTGGTGCGGATGATGCGGTCGTTCGCCGCCGAGCGCACCGCCGCGGGCCGCGACGTGCCCGCCGACCTCCTCCCGCTGCTGACCGAACAGGACGCCTGATGCGCATCTTCGATCCCCACATCCACATGAGCTCCCGGACCACCGACGACTACGCGGCCATGCACGCCGCCGGCGTCCGCGCGCTCGTCGAACCGGCGTTCTGGCTGGGCCAGCCGCGCACGAACGTCGGCAGCTTCACCGACTACTTCGACGCGCTCGTCGGCTGGGAGCCGTTCCGCGCGAGCCAGTTCGGCATCGCCCACCACTGCACGATCGCGCTCAACCCCAAGGAGGCCAACGATCCGCGCTGCGTGCCGGTGCTCGACCTGCTGTCGCGCTACCTGGAGAAGGACGGCGTCGTCGCGGTCGGCGAGATCGGCTACGACTCGATGACCGCCGAGGAGGACAAGGCGTTCGCCGCGCAGCTCGCCCTCGCCATCGACCACGACCTCCCGGCGATGGTGCACACGCCGCACCGCGACAAGGCCGCCGGGACCGAGCGCAGCATCGCCGTGGTCCGCGAGTCGGGGATCGCGCCCGAGCGCGTGGTGCTCGACCACCTCAACGAGGTGACCGTCGCCGTGGTCAAGGATTCGGGCTCCTGGATGGGCTTCTCGATCTATCCGGACACGAAGATGGACGAGGACCGGATGGTCGCGATCCTTCGCGAGTACGGCACCGAGAAGGTGCTGGTGAACTCGGCCGCCGACTGGGGCAAGAGCGATCCGCTCAAGACCCGCAAGACCGGTGACGCGATGCTCGCCGCGGGGTTCACCGAGGACGACGTCGACCAGGTGCTGTGGCGCAACCCCGTCGAGTTCTACGGCCAGAGCGGGCGGCTTTCCCTGGCATCCGACACCGTGGACGCCGAGTTCGCGGGCAACTCGATCCTGCGGGGTGCGCGCAAGTGAGGTTCCGGCACCCCGACGGCACGCTCGTCCACCTCGCCTACTGCACCAACGTCCACCAGGCCGAGGACCTCGGCGGCGTGCTCGCCCAGCTGGCCCGCTTCGGCGAGCCGGTGCGGGACCGCCTGGGCGTCGACCGCCTCGGGCTCGGCCTGTGGCTGGCCCGGCCGGTGGCCTCGGAGCTGGTGGCGAACCCGGCCGCGATCGCCCGGCTGCGCAGCGAACTGGCCACCCGCGGCCTCGAGGTCGTCACCCTCAACGGGTTCCCGTACCAGGGGTTCCACGACCCGGTCGTCAAGCACAAGGTCTACCGGCCGGACTGGTCGACGCCCGAGCGGACGCGGTACACCCTCGACCTGGCCGGGTTGCTCGCCGAGCTGCTGCCGGACGACGCCGTGCGCGGCAGCGTCTCGACCCTCCCGCTCGGCTGGCGCACGGAATGGCGGGACGACCGTGGCCAGCTCGAAGTGCTCGCCAAGGGATTGGCGGCGCAGGACCGTCCGGTGCGGGTGGCGTTCGAGCCGGAACCCGGCTGCGTCATCGAGACGACCGCACAGGCCGCGGCTTTGCTGTCCGAAGTGGACAAGGACTGGCTGGGCGTCTGCCTCGACACGTGCCACCTCGCGGTCGGGTTCGAGGACCCGGCCGCCGCGCTCGGACGGCTCGAAGCCGCCGGGCTGGACGTCGTCAAGCTGCAGGCGTCGGCCGCGCTGGAAGCTGCTTTGCCGAACGATCCCGCGACTCGCCGGGCGTTGGAGTCCTTTGTGGAACCGCGATTCCTCCACCAGAGCAACGAAAGTGCGCCACCGGGCGCCGACGACCTCGACCTGGCGCTCGCCGGTGGCCTGCCCGGGGACGCGCCGTGGCGGGTGCACTTCCACGTGCCGCTGCACGCCGACCCGGCGCCGCCGCTGACGTCGACCCGGCCGGTGCTGGCCGGGACGCTCGCCGAGCTGTTCGGCGGCGCGACCGCGCGCACCGACCACGTCGAGGTCGAGACCTACACGTGGCAGGTGCTCCCGGACGCACCCGCCGACGACGCCGGGCTGGTCGCGGGCATCGCGGCCGAGCTGGACTGGACCCGGCGAGAACTGATCACCCTGGGCCTGGAAGAGGTTGCGAAATGAGCTTGCTGGTCCTCGACGTCGTCGGGCTGACGCCGCGGCTGCTCCCGCACATGCCGAACCTGCGCAAGATGGCCGAACCCGGCTTCACCGCGCAGCTCGACACCGTGTTCCCGGCGGTCACGTGCTCGGTGCAGTCGACGTTCCTCACCGGCCTGCAGCCGGCCGGGCACGGCATCGTCGGCAACGGCTGGTACTTCCGCGACCTCGGCGAAATCTTCTTGTGGCGGCAGCACAACAGGCTGGT of the Amycolatopsis sp. NBC_01488 genome contains:
- a CDS encoding sugar phosphate isomerase/epimerase family protein codes for the protein MRFGYGTNGFANHRLGDALHVLADLGYDGVALTLDHQHLDPFGPDLASRVAALAAELDRLGLAVVIETGARFLLDPWRKHSPTFLDPDRAVRVAFLTRAVEIAADLGAEAVSFWSGNKPAGLPAEDAWTRLADGCAEVLKAADEHDVKLGFEPEPGMLVEDLDGYFELARRLGDPERFGLTLDIGHCRCTESASVPDCVRRALPRLVNVQIDDMRRGTHEHLEFGQGEIDFPPVLEALSPYTGLVAVELPRDSHAAPRIARASLEFLRRAVTA
- a CDS encoding EboA domain-containing protein, which codes for MNAWLEKALHDVAHDASVLRTLFPGVGRRVGRGPSETPGWTVDDVARVRLLQAAPDAAAELPDLYRYGDAAEKRAVLRGLSVVDTGDAGLDLVADALRTNDPRLVTAAMGEYAATHLADSAYRHGVLKCVFMGIPLAEVAGLDRRTDEELVRMMRSFAAERTAAGRDVPADLLPLLTEQDA
- a CDS encoding TatD family hydrolase; the encoded protein is MRIFDPHIHMSSRTTDDYAAMHAAGVRALVEPAFWLGQPRTNVGSFTDYFDALVGWEPFRASQFGIAHHCTIALNPKEANDPRCVPVLDLLSRYLEKDGVVAVGEIGYDSMTAEEDKAFAAQLALAIDHDLPAMVHTPHRDKAAGTERSIAVVRESGIAPERVVLDHLNEVTVAVVKDSGSWMGFSIYPDTKMDEDRMVAILREYGTEKVLVNSAADWGKSDPLKTRKTGDAMLAAGFTEDDVDQVLWRNPVEFYGQSGRLSLASDTVDAEFAGNSILRGARK
- the eboE gene encoding metabolite traffic protein EboE; amino-acid sequence: MRFRHPDGTLVHLAYCTNVHQAEDLGGVLAQLARFGEPVRDRLGVDRLGLGLWLARPVASELVANPAAIARLRSELATRGLEVVTLNGFPYQGFHDPVVKHKVYRPDWSTPERTRYTLDLAGLLAELLPDDAVRGSVSTLPLGWRTEWRDDRGQLEVLAKGLAAQDRPVRVAFEPEPGCVIETTAQAAALLSEVDKDWLGVCLDTCHLAVGFEDPAAALGRLEAAGLDVVKLQASAALEAALPNDPATRRALESFVEPRFLHQSNESAPPGADDLDLALAGGLPGDAPWRVHFHVPLHADPAPPLTSTRPVLAGTLAELFGGATARTDHVEVETYTWQVLPDAPADDAGLVAGIAAELDWTRRELITLGLEEVAK